A single Amphiura filiformis chromosome 8, Afil_fr2py, whole genome shotgun sequence DNA region contains:
- the LOC140158475 gene encoding uncharacterized protein — protein MAVFSLGVIVVVVIIAALFQMEVDYEPLIAEKTVVVQASNVDSFKVVADVPNFDKWINFITKVNEMDNSRVGVGKSFEVHVHFPFIGENQYRLDITNYGPPKSLSFDADFELLLPRTIVEIKDGDMLGVSKITWRLYSKRRSYLFCGTVLPISRFIMTKQLQGALFRLKLQISHSL, from the exons ATGGCAGTGTTTTCACTTGGTGTGATAGTAGTGGTGGTCATCATAGCTGCATTGTTTCAAATGGAAGTAGACTATGAACCACTTATTGCAGAGAAAACGGTAGTGGTACAGGCCTCAAATGTTGATTCGTTTAAGGTTGTGGCAGATGTTCCCAACTTTGATAAG TGGATCAACTTCATTACCAAAGTCAATGAGATGGACAATTCAAGAGTTGGTGTTGGCAAATCATTTGAAGTTCATGTCCATTTCCCCTTCATAGGAGAAAACCAATACCGTCTAGATATCACTAATTATGGCCCACCAAAATCACTATCTTTTGATGCTGATTTTGAGTTACTACTACCTAGAACTATTGTGGAGATAAAGGATGGAGATATGCTAGGTGTTTCCAAGATAACATGGAGGCTGTATTCAAAAAGAAGAAGTTATTTATTTTGC GGTACGGTTCTACCTATATCAAGGTTTATTATGACAAAGCAGTTACAAGGAGCCCTCTTCCGTCTCAAACTTCAAATAAGCCACAGTTTGTAA